The following coding sequences are from one Verrucosispora sp. WMMD573 window:
- the rfbB gene encoding dTDP-glucose 4,6-dehydratase, protein MRILVTGGAGFIGSEYVRTLLGVPGGDAADVPPWEPAQVTVLDALTYSGNLANLAPVADDPRLRFLPGDIRDPDVVDRAVAGQDVVVHFAAESHVDRSIAGAAPFVTTNVLGTQNLLDAALRHGTARFVHVSTDEVYGSITDGAWTEDWPLAPNSPYSASKAGSDLLALAYHRTHGLDVVVTRCSNNYGPYQYPEKVVPLFVTNLLDGQCVPLYGDGGNVRDWLHVHDHCRGIALVQDRGRAGEIYHIGGGTELTNKELTARLLDACDAGWDRVTNVADRKGHDRRYALDITKISKELGYAPSITLDTGLAETVRWYRDNRAWWEPLKAANA, encoded by the coding sequence GTGAGGATCCTGGTCACCGGCGGCGCCGGCTTCATCGGCTCGGAGTACGTCCGGACGCTGCTCGGCGTTCCCGGTGGCGACGCGGCGGACGTGCCGCCGTGGGAACCGGCCCAGGTCACCGTGCTCGACGCGCTCACCTACTCCGGCAACCTGGCCAACCTCGCGCCCGTGGCCGACGACCCCCGGCTGCGCTTCCTGCCGGGCGACATCCGTGACCCCGACGTGGTCGACCGGGCCGTCGCCGGGCAGGACGTCGTCGTGCACTTCGCCGCCGAGTCCCATGTCGACCGCTCGATCGCCGGTGCCGCCCCCTTCGTCACCACAAACGTCCTCGGTACCCAGAACCTGCTCGACGCCGCGCTGCGCCACGGCACCGCCCGGTTCGTGCACGTCTCCACCGACGAGGTCTACGGCTCCATCACCGACGGCGCCTGGACCGAGGACTGGCCACTGGCCCCCAACTCCCCCTACTCGGCGTCGAAGGCCGGCTCCGACCTGCTCGCCCTGGCCTACCACCGCACCCACGGACTCGACGTGGTGGTGACCCGCTGCTCCAACAACTACGGGCCCTACCAGTACCCGGAGAAGGTTGTACCGCTGTTCGTCACCAACCTCCTCGACGGACAATGCGTCCCGCTCTACGGGGACGGCGGCAACGTCCGCGACTGGCTGCACGTGCACGACCACTGCCGCGGCATCGCCCTCGTCCAGGACAGGGGCCGCGCCGGCGAGATCTACCACATCGGCGGCGGCACCGAACTGACAAACAAGGAACTGACCGCCCGACTCCTCGACGCCTGCGACGCCGGCTGGGACCGGGTGACTAACGTCGCCGACCGCAAGGGACACGACCGCCGCTACGCCCTCGACATCACCAAGATCAGCAAAGAGCTCGGGTACGCCCCCAGCATCACCCTCGACACCGGTCTCGCCGAGACCGTCCGCTGGTACCGGGACAACCGCGCCTGGTGGGAGCCGCTGAAAGCAGCGAACGCGTGA
- the prcA gene encoding proteasome subunit alpha produces MAMQFYASPEQIMRDRSELARKGIARGRSAVVVSYAGGVLFVAENLSSTLHKVSEIYDRIGFAAVGRYNEFENLRRAGVRMADLNGLSYDRRDVTGLALANSYAQILGAIFTEQSKPFEVEICVAEVGATPEEDSLYRCTYDGSVTDEPGRMAMGGQAEAISGVLKSNHRPDMSLGDAVKVAVQALGSVGGEGGAARTIAGDQLEVAILDRNRVGRTFRRITGAALTALLDGDAAGESAAEGDRAQTPTTPTEEGHKPTTSAGSADLEDKPGDKSDS; encoded by the coding sequence GTGGCCATGCAGTTCTACGCCTCGCCCGAGCAGATCATGCGCGACCGTTCCGAGTTGGCCCGCAAGGGCATCGCTCGGGGCCGCAGCGCGGTGGTCGTCAGCTACGCCGGCGGGGTGCTCTTCGTTGCCGAGAATCTCTCCAGCACGCTGCACAAGGTCAGCGAGATCTACGACCGGATCGGCTTCGCCGCCGTGGGGCGGTACAACGAGTTCGAGAACCTGCGCCGGGCGGGTGTACGGATGGCCGACCTGAACGGTCTGAGCTACGACCGCCGGGATGTGACCGGTCTGGCGTTGGCAAACTCGTACGCGCAGATTCTCGGTGCCATCTTCACCGAGCAGTCGAAGCCGTTCGAGGTGGAGATCTGTGTGGCGGAGGTGGGTGCCACGCCGGAGGAGGACTCGTTGTACCGGTGCACCTATGACGGGTCGGTGACCGATGAGCCGGGCCGGATGGCCATGGGCGGTCAGGCCGAGGCGATCTCCGGGGTGCTCAAGTCGAACCATCGGCCGGACATGTCGCTCGGCGACGCGGTGAAGGTGGCGGTGCAGGCGCTGGGCAGCGTCGGCGGCGAGGGCGGTGCCGCCCGCACGATCGCCGGCGACCAGCTGGAGGTCGCGATCCTGGACCGTAACCGGGTGGGGCGTACCTTCCGACGGATCACCGGGGCCGCGTTGACCGCTCTGCTCGACGGCGATGCGGCCGGCGAGTCGGCGGCGGAGGGTGATCGGGCGCAGACCCCGACCACGCCGACCGAGGAGGGGCACAAGCCGACCACTTCGGCCGGCTCCGCCGACCTGGAGGACAAGCCGGGCGACAAGTCCGACAGCTGA
- a CDS encoding endonuclease VII domain-containing protein has translation MTPDPEHVDHDHRTGWVRGILCFNCNGGLGQFRDSPTRLARAVTYLRGTTWQRVLIHPGVFQMCSPTRGRPPSRHS, from the coding sequence ATGACCCCCGATCCGGAACATGTGGACCACGATCATCGCACCGGGTGGGTGCGCGGGATACTCTGCTTCAACTGCAACGGTGGTCTTGGCCAGTTCCGTGACAGTCCGACGAGGCTGGCCAGGGCCGTCACGTACCTGAGAGGAACCACGTGGCAGCGGGTTTTGATCCATCCGGGCGTCTTCCAGATGTGTTCACCAACGCGGGGACGTCCTCCTTCACGGCATTCCTGA
- a CDS encoding glycosyltransferase family 2 protein, with translation MVDGKRLLIIVPALNEAATIGDVVGEIRGELPAADVLVVDDGSTDHTAAVATAAGARVARLPYNLGVGGAMRLGYRYAHDHDYDAAVQVDADGQHDPRYVPKLVDLLDDYDLVIGARFAGEGEYTVRGPRRWAMAVLSLVLSGLAGATLTDTTSGFRAANRRMIAMFAHWYPVEYLGDTVETLVHAARRGYRIQQVPVAMRRRMAGTPSHSPTRALIYLGRALAVLTLALIRR, from the coding sequence ATGGTTGACGGCAAGCGACTCCTCATCATCGTTCCGGCGCTCAACGAGGCCGCCACCATCGGCGACGTCGTCGGCGAGATCCGCGGCGAACTACCCGCAGCGGACGTGCTCGTCGTCGACGACGGCTCCACCGACCACACCGCCGCCGTCGCCACCGCCGCCGGCGCCCGCGTCGCCCGGCTGCCCTACAACCTCGGTGTCGGCGGCGCCATGCGGCTCGGCTACCGCTACGCCCACGACCACGACTACGACGCCGCCGTGCAGGTCGACGCCGACGGGCAGCACGACCCCCGGTACGTGCCGAAGCTGGTCGACCTGCTCGACGACTACGACCTCGTCATCGGGGCCCGGTTCGCCGGCGAGGGCGAATACACCGTACGCGGCCCCCGCCGCTGGGCGATGGCCGTGCTGTCGCTGGTGCTGTCCGGCCTGGCCGGCGCCACGCTGACCGACACCACCAGCGGCTTCCGCGCCGCCAACCGCCGGATGATCGCGATGTTCGCCCACTGGTACCCCGTCGAGTACCTCGGCGACACCGTCGAGACGCTGGTGCACGCCGCTCGCCGCGGCTACCGGATCCAGCAGGTCCCGGTCGCCATGCGCCGCCGGATGGCCGGCACCCCCAGCCACTCCCCCACCCGGGCGTTGATCTATCTCGGCCGGGCGCTGGCCGTCCTCACCCTCGCCCTCATCCGCCGGTGA
- the prcB gene encoding proteasome subunit beta gives MAAGFDPSGRLPDVFTNAGTSSFTAFLSKVAPEMLPGRRALPPGMAADMAPHATTIVAIAAAGGVVMAGDRRATMGNLIAQRDIEKVHPADAYSLVGIAGAAGIGIELMRLFQVELEHYEKIEGAMLSLDGKANRLASMIRGNLGAAMQGLAVIPLFAGFDLAASDPAWAGRIFSFDVTGGPYEETGYDAIGSGSLFAKSALKKRFRTGLSVDDAVRLAVEALYDAADDDTATGGPDLTRRIYPVVMTATAEGTHRLTDAETSAIAESVVAGRMENPGG, from the coding sequence GTGGCAGCGGGTTTTGATCCATCCGGGCGTCTTCCAGATGTGTTCACCAACGCGGGGACGTCCTCCTTCACGGCATTCCTGAGCAAGGTGGCCCCTGAGATGCTGCCGGGCCGTCGGGCGCTGCCCCCGGGCATGGCCGCCGACATGGCCCCGCACGCCACCACGATCGTGGCCATCGCCGCGGCCGGTGGTGTCGTGATGGCCGGTGACCGGCGGGCCACCATGGGAAACCTGATCGCCCAGCGGGACATCGAGAAGGTGCACCCCGCCGACGCGTACTCGCTGGTGGGCATCGCCGGCGCCGCCGGCATCGGCATCGAGCTGATGCGGCTGTTCCAGGTGGAGCTGGAGCACTACGAGAAGATCGAGGGCGCGATGCTGTCCCTCGACGGCAAGGCGAACCGGCTCGCCTCGATGATTCGCGGCAACCTGGGTGCGGCGATGCAGGGGCTGGCGGTGATCCCACTCTTCGCCGGGTTCGACCTGGCGGCCAGCGACCCGGCGTGGGCCGGGCGGATCTTCAGTTTCGACGTCACCGGCGGCCCGTACGAGGAGACTGGCTACGACGCCATCGGTTCGGGTTCGCTGTTCGCCAAGTCGGCGTTGAAGAAGCGGTTCCGGACCGGGCTGTCCGTCGACGACGCGGTGCGGTTGGCGGTCGAGGCCCTCTACGATGCCGCCGACGACGACACCGCGACCGGCGGTCCCGACCTGACGCGGCGGATCTACCCGGTGGTGATGACCGCGACGGCGGAGGGCACGCACCGGCTGACCGACGCGGAGACCTCGGCGATCGCGGAGAGCGTCGTCGCCGGTCGGATGGAGAATCCGGGCGGCTGA
- the pafA gene encoding Pup--protein ligase, whose amino-acid sequence MERRIFGLETEYGVTCTYRGQRRLSPDEVARYLFRRVVSWGRSSNVFLRNGARLYLDVGSHPEYATPECDSVVDLVAHDRAGERILEGLLIDAEKRLHDEGIAGEIYLFKNNTDSAGNSYGCHENYLVSRHGEFGRLADVLIPFLVTRQLICGAGKVLQTPRGAVYCLSQRAEHIWEGVSSATTRSRPIINTRDEPHADAERYRRLHVIVGDSNMNEVTTLLKVGTADIVLRMIEGGVVMRDLTLENPIRAIREVSHDITGRRKVRLASGKEISALEIQQEYLAKATEFVERRGGDQTAKRVVELWGRVLRAVETGDLEPVSREIDWVTKLRLIERYQRKHDLPLSHPRVAQMDLAYHDLRRGRGLYALLERRGDVDRVATDPEIFEAKETPPQTTRARLRGEFIRHAQEKRRDFTVDWVHLKLNDQAQRTVLCKDPFRAYDERVERLIASM is encoded by the coding sequence ATGGAACGGCGAATCTTCGGTCTGGAGACCGAGTACGGCGTCACCTGTACCTACCGCGGACAGCGGCGGCTGTCCCCTGACGAGGTGGCCCGGTACCTCTTCCGCCGGGTCGTGTCCTGGGGTCGGTCGAGCAACGTCTTTCTGCGTAACGGCGCGCGGCTCTACCTGGATGTCGGCTCACATCCCGAGTACGCCACCCCGGAGTGCGACTCGGTGGTCGACCTGGTCGCCCACGACCGGGCCGGCGAGCGGATCCTGGAAGGGCTGCTCATCGACGCGGAGAAGCGGCTGCACGACGAGGGCATCGCCGGAGAGATCTACCTGTTCAAGAACAACACCGACTCGGCCGGCAACTCGTACGGCTGCCACGAGAACTACCTGGTGTCCCGGCACGGTGAGTTCGGCCGGCTCGCCGACGTGCTGATCCCGTTCCTGGTCACCCGGCAGCTGATCTGCGGCGCGGGCAAGGTGTTGCAGACGCCGCGCGGCGCGGTCTACTGCCTGTCCCAGCGGGCCGAGCACATCTGGGAGGGTGTCTCCTCGGCGACCACCCGCAGCCGCCCGATCATCAACACGCGGGACGAGCCGCACGCCGACGCGGAGCGCTACCGCCGGCTGCACGTCATCGTCGGTGACTCCAACATGAACGAGGTCACCACGCTGCTGAAGGTCGGCACCGCCGACATCGTGCTGCGGATGATCGAGGGTGGCGTGGTGATGCGCGACCTCACCCTGGAGAACCCGATCCGGGCGATCCGGGAGGTGTCGCACGACATCACCGGCCGGCGGAAGGTGCGGCTGGCCTCGGGCAAGGAGATCAGCGCCCTGGAGATCCAGCAGGAGTACCTCGCCAAGGCCACCGAGTTCGTCGAGCGCCGGGGCGGCGACCAGACCGCCAAGCGGGTGGTGGAGCTGTGGGGTCGGGTGCTGCGGGCGGTGGAGACCGGTGACCTGGAACCGGTCTCCCGGGAGATCGACTGGGTGACGAAGCTGCGGCTGATCGAGCGTTACCAGCGCAAGCACGACCTGCCGCTGTCGCACCCCCGGGTGGCGCAGATGGATCTGGCGTACCACGACCTGCGTCGGGGGCGGGGCCTCTACGCGCTGCTGGAGCGGCGTGGCGACGTGGACCGGGTGGCCACCGATCCGGAGATCTTCGAGGCGAAGGAGACGCCGCCGCAGACCACCCGGGCCCGGCTGCGTGGTGAGTTCATCCGGCACGCCCAGGAGAAGCGACGGGACTTCACCGTCGACTGGGTGCACCTCAAGCTCAACGACCAGGCGCAGCGGACCGTGCTCTGCAAGGATCCGTTCCGGGCGTACGACGAGCGGGTGGAACGGCTGATCGCCAGCATGTGA
- a CDS encoding glycosyltransferase family 2 protein: MSRPRVTAVMLAYGAEPWLVDAARAVLASTGVDVELIVVDNGCTGHGIDVVKGLPGVRVIRPEANTGYAGGCNLGAAEATGDWLTFVNSDAIVAPDALAKIIAVAAEPGIGAAMASIRLAHDPDLINTSGNPLHFTGLSWAGGNGEPVSAHARRTAVPSLSGCCFVISRHRWQELDGFPDEYFAYHEDTELSLRLWQRGLRLEYVPDAVVLHHYEFSRNDLKLYLVERNRLLTLLTAYQGRTLALLAPMLLLTEAAMLTAALAGGWGHQKTRGWAWLWRHRDWIRARRRRLQAERTVGDGTLADLMTARVAPSNVAAPPGMGVFNAVAAGWWAVARPLLARH; encoded by the coding sequence ATGAGCCGGCCCCGCGTCACCGCCGTGATGCTCGCCTACGGCGCCGAACCCTGGCTGGTCGACGCCGCGCGGGCCGTACTGGCCAGCACCGGCGTCGACGTCGAACTGATCGTGGTCGACAACGGTTGCACCGGGCACGGCATCGACGTGGTCAAGGGCCTGCCCGGCGTGCGGGTCATCCGGCCGGAGGCGAACACCGGCTACGCCGGCGGCTGCAACCTCGGTGCCGCCGAGGCCACCGGCGACTGGCTGACCTTCGTCAACTCCGACGCCATCGTGGCGCCCGACGCCCTCGCCAAGATCATCGCGGTGGCCGCTGAGCCGGGGATCGGCGCCGCGATGGCCTCCATCCGGCTCGCCCACGACCCCGACCTGATCAACACCTCGGGCAACCCGCTGCACTTCACCGGCCTGTCCTGGGCCGGCGGCAACGGCGAACCGGTAAGCGCCCACGCGAGGCGCACCGCCGTACCCTCGCTGAGCGGCTGCTGCTTCGTCATCAGCCGGCACCGCTGGCAGGAACTCGACGGCTTCCCCGACGAGTACTTCGCCTACCACGAGGACACCGAACTCAGCCTGCGGCTGTGGCAACGCGGCCTCCGGCTGGAATACGTGCCCGACGCCGTCGTCCTGCACCACTACGAGTTCTCCCGCAACGACCTCAAGCTCTACCTGGTCGAACGCAACCGCCTGCTCACCCTGCTGACCGCGTACCAGGGCCGGACCCTGGCACTGCTGGCACCGATGCTGCTGCTCACCGAGGCTGCCATGCTCACCGCCGCGCTGGCGGGCGGCTGGGGACACCAGAAGACCCGCGGCTGGGCGTGGCTGTGGCGGCACCGGGACTGGATACGCGCCCGTCGGCGCCGCCTACAGGCCGAACGCACCGTCGGCGACGGTACCCTCGCCGACCTGATGACCGCCCGCGTCGCTCCGTCGAACGTGGCAGCACCACCCGGGATGGGCGTGTTCAACGCGGTCGCCGCAGGGTGGTGGGCGGTCGCCCGGCCGCTGCTCGCCCGCCACTGA
- the rfbD gene encoding dTDP-4-dehydrorhamnose reductase: MRLLVTGAGGMLGRDLVDVLAARPEHQVTAVTRTELDITDSAAVHAAVDGHDVVVNTAAWTDVDGAETHDSAATAVNGDAVVHLATACAAHGARLLQLSTDYVFDGTASTPYPEDAPTAPLNAYGRGKLVGEQAVTRLLPDTGYVVRTAWLYGTHGRNFVTTMLDLADRRDTLDVVDDQRGQPTWSHALARHLVKLAEAAHTGHAAPGIYHGTCSGETTWYGLARAVFAQRGLDPDRIRPTTSARFVRPAARPTYSVLAHGRWAEAGLPPLPDWHATLADAFTLAAPPSPQKVV; encoded by the coding sequence GTGAGGTTGCTGGTGACCGGCGCCGGCGGGATGCTCGGACGCGACCTGGTCGACGTCCTCGCCGCACGACCGGAACACCAGGTCACCGCCGTCACCCGCACCGAACTGGACATCACCGACAGCGCCGCCGTGCACGCCGCCGTCGACGGACACGACGTGGTGGTCAACACCGCCGCCTGGACCGACGTCGACGGGGCCGAGACACACGACTCGGCGGCCACCGCCGTCAACGGCGACGCCGTCGTGCACCTCGCCACCGCCTGCGCCGCGCACGGCGCCCGCCTGCTGCAGCTGTCCACCGACTACGTCTTCGACGGCACTGCCAGCACCCCCTACCCCGAGGACGCGCCGACCGCCCCGCTCAACGCGTACGGTCGCGGCAAGCTCGTCGGGGAACAAGCGGTGACCCGCCTGCTGCCCGACACCGGATACGTGGTGCGTACCGCCTGGCTCTACGGCACCCACGGCCGCAACTTCGTCACCACCATGCTCGACCTGGCCGACCGGCGCGACACCCTCGACGTCGTCGACGACCAGCGCGGCCAGCCGACCTGGTCCCACGCCCTCGCCCGCCACCTGGTCAAGCTCGCCGAGGCCGCCCACACCGGACACGCCGCACCCGGGATCTACCACGGCACCTGCTCCGGCGAGACCACCTGGTACGGCCTCGCCCGCGCCGTGTTCGCCCAGCGCGGCCTCGATCCGGACCGGATCCGCCCCACCACCAGCGCCCGGTTCGTGCGACCCGCAGCCAGACCGACGTACAGTGTGCTGGCACACGGCCGGTGGGCGGAGGCCGGGCTGCCGCCCCTACCGGACTGGCACGCCACCCTGGCCGACGCGTTCACCCTCGCCGCCCCACCCTCCCCGCAGAAGGTCGTATGA
- a CDS encoding ubiquitin-like protein Pup codes for MATRDSGGQSQSGKSRQGEEVEDVTVEANPEVAERHAEITEDVDDLLDEIDSVLEENAEEFVRGYVQKGGQ; via the coding sequence ATGGCCACTCGTGACAGCGGCGGTCAGTCGCAGTCCGGCAAGTCCCGTCAGGGCGAAGAGGTCGAGGACGTCACCGTCGAGGCGAACCCGGAGGTCGCCGAGCGGCACGCCGAGATCACCGAGGACGTCGACGACCTGCTCGACGAGATCGACTCCGTCCTTGAGGAAAACGCCGAAGAGTTCGTGAGAGGTTACGTACAGAAAGGAGGTCAGTGA
- the rfbC gene encoding dTDP-4-dehydrorhamnose 3,5-epimerase: MKLRPLSVEGAWEITPQQHGDPRGLFLEWYRFDRLGEVVGHPLRLAQANLSISARDVVRGIHFADVPPGQAKYVTCVRGAVLDVIVDLRLGSPTFGRWEGVRLDDVDRRAVYLAEGLGHGFCALTDDATVTYLCSTTYDPSAERTVYPLDDELGIDWPTTGAQLSARDAAAPTLAQARAAGLLPQYDACRRYVETLAVMAGSTDG; encoded by the coding sequence ATGAAGCTGCGGCCGTTGAGCGTCGAGGGCGCCTGGGAGATCACCCCGCAGCAGCACGGCGACCCGCGCGGGTTGTTCCTGGAGTGGTACCGCTTCGACCGGTTGGGCGAGGTGGTCGGGCATCCGCTGCGACTGGCCCAGGCAAACCTGTCCATCTCGGCCCGGGACGTGGTGCGCGGCATCCACTTCGCCGACGTGCCACCGGGGCAGGCGAAGTACGTCACCTGTGTGCGGGGGGCCGTGCTGGACGTGATCGTCGACCTGCGGCTCGGCTCGCCCACCTTCGGCAGGTGGGAGGGGGTGCGCCTGGACGACGTGGACCGGCGCGCGGTCTATCTGGCCGAGGGGCTCGGCCACGGGTTCTGCGCGTTGACCGACGACGCCACCGTGACCTATCTCTGCTCGACCACGTACGACCCGTCGGCCGAGCGCACGGTGTATCCGCTGGACGACGAGTTGGGCATCGACTGGCCGACCACCGGGGCGCAACTGTCCGCCCGCGACGCCGCGGCGCCGACCCTGGCGCAGGCCCGGGCGGCCGGGCTGCTGCCGCAGTACGACGCGTGCCGTCGGTATGTCGAGACTCTCGCCGTCATGGCCGGTTCCACCGACGGCTGA
- the rfbA gene encoding glucose-1-phosphate thymidylyltransferase RfbA yields MRGILLAGGTGSRLWPITRAVSKQLMPVFDKPMIYYPLSTLVMAGIHEILVITTPEEQGQFQRLLGDGGQFGLRLEYVAQPRPEGIAQAFVLGADFIGDDSVALILGDNIFHGMSLDRQLAAGEPVGGRIFAYPVANPQAYGVVHFDADGRVLSIEEKPQHPTSRYAVPGLYFYDNRVVEIARGLTPSSRGELEITAVNEAYRRWGELSVTVLDRGTAWLDTGTFTSLMQAAEFVRVIEERQGMKIGCVEEVVWRAGLIDDAQLRALAEPLTRSGYGDYLLDLLAAGGRQEPTGEFFEVGAAR; encoded by the coding sequence ATGCGTGGAATCCTGCTGGCCGGTGGCACCGGGTCCCGGCTGTGGCCGATCACCCGGGCGGTGTCGAAACAACTGATGCCGGTCTTCGACAAGCCGATGATCTACTATCCCCTCTCCACCCTGGTGATGGCCGGGATACACGAGATCCTGGTGATCACCACGCCGGAGGAGCAGGGCCAGTTCCAGCGGCTGCTCGGCGACGGCGGTCAGTTCGGGCTCCGGCTGGAGTACGTCGCCCAGCCTCGCCCGGAGGGCATCGCGCAGGCGTTCGTGCTCGGCGCGGACTTCATCGGCGACGACTCGGTGGCGTTGATCCTCGGCGACAACATCTTTCACGGGATGAGCCTGGATCGGCAGTTGGCGGCGGGCGAGCCGGTGGGTGGCCGGATCTTCGCCTACCCTGTGGCCAATCCGCAGGCGTACGGCGTGGTGCACTTCGACGCCGACGGTCGGGTGCTGTCGATCGAGGAGAAGCCGCAGCACCCGACGTCCCGGTACGCGGTGCCCGGCCTGTACTTCTACGACAACCGGGTGGTGGAGATCGCCCGGGGGCTCACCCCCAGCTCCCGGGGCGAGTTGGAGATCACGGCGGTGAACGAGGCGTATCGGCGGTGGGGTGAGCTGTCGGTCACCGTGCTGGACCGGGGAACCGCCTGGCTGGACACCGGCACCTTCACCTCGCTGATGCAGGCCGCGGAGTTCGTCCGGGTGATCGAGGAACGACAGGGCATGAAGATCGGCTGTGTCGAGGAGGTTGTCTGGCGGGCCGGGCTGATCGACGACGCCCAGTTGCGTGCCCTGGCCGAGCCGTTGACCAGGAGCGGCTACGGGGACTACCTGCTCGATCTGCTCGCCGCTGGTGGGCGGCAGGAGCCGACGGGTGAGTTCTTCGAGGTGGGGGCGGCCCGATGA
- a CDS encoding DUF2304 domain-containing protein, with translation MKLTLVTGLTGLLLLAAIVELLRRRQLREKYGMLWLGLLFVVIPLSLFPRLLDGVADLLGVASGVSLVLFLGIVFLLLVCIHLSWEVSALEEETRTLAEEFALLRAEVEAERVARAQWPRPLDRTEVTSRDG, from the coding sequence ATGAAGCTCACCCTGGTCACCGGCCTGACCGGCCTGCTTCTGCTGGCCGCCATCGTCGAGCTGCTGCGCCGCCGCCAACTACGCGAGAAGTACGGCATGCTCTGGCTCGGCCTGCTGTTCGTGGTGATCCCGCTGTCGCTGTTCCCCCGGCTGCTGGACGGCGTCGCCGACCTGCTGGGCGTCGCCTCCGGAGTCAGCCTGGTGCTCTTCCTCGGCATCGTCTTCCTCCTGCTGGTCTGCATCCACCTGAGCTGGGAGGTCAGCGCGCTGGAGGAGGAGACCCGCACCCTCGCCGAGGAGTTCGCCCTGCTCCGCGCCGAAGTCGAAGCCGAACGGGTGGCACGGGCGCAGTGGCCCCGCCCCCTGGACCGGACGGAAGTGACCTCCCGCGATGGTTGA
- a CDS encoding polysaccharide biosynthesis protein, translated as MIRRLLRLVPPGTVGVAIGLAVVGLASYVHLAVAGHNLDAADYSSLSVLWSVVFTLGIGVFLPVEQEVARLVAARHTRGLPPGPVLARGAAVAAAVLGLLLALTIGGADLLTDRLFDGDPAMVPALGGALAALAVAHTSRGVLSGLRRFGWYGSQLGLDGGLRIVLVAALAVAGVDSPVAYALVLVAAPLAAVALTVAPVARTIGRGPTVPWPPLLRGLALLTVSSLLAQVVVNVGVINVRLLDPTEVAVAGALLSALVLVRIPLFVFGAMQAALLPGLSTAAATGDGPAFRALLHRSLAVVTALGAFGGILAALLGPALVRALFDTPDVLGHGDFAWLSVATLAYLWAMVLGQALLAHGRHHAPALAWTIGVAALVVATLPPLPVALRVELGYTVGSVVAAGIMVTLLRRRRATPPGPPIAAPLPATTSGGT; from the coding sequence GTGATCCGCCGCCTGCTCCGTCTCGTCCCACCCGGCACCGTCGGCGTCGCCATCGGACTCGCCGTGGTCGGACTGGCCTCCTACGTCCACCTCGCCGTGGCCGGACACAACCTCGACGCCGCCGACTACTCCTCACTGTCGGTGCTCTGGTCCGTCGTGTTCACCCTCGGCATCGGCGTGTTCCTCCCCGTCGAGCAGGAGGTCGCCCGCCTCGTCGCGGCCCGGCACACCCGCGGGCTACCACCCGGGCCGGTACTGGCCCGCGGCGCCGCCGTCGCCGCCGCCGTGCTCGGCCTGCTGCTGGCGCTCACCATCGGCGGCGCGGACCTCCTCACCGACCGGCTCTTCGACGGCGACCCCGCGATGGTGCCCGCCCTCGGTGGCGCGCTGGCCGCCCTGGCCGTCGCGCACACCAGCCGAGGTGTGCTCTCCGGCCTGCGCCGCTTCGGCTGGTACGGCTCCCAGCTCGGCCTCGACGGCGGACTGCGCATCGTCCTGGTCGCCGCGCTCGCCGTCGCCGGTGTCGACTCCCCCGTCGCCTACGCGCTGGTCCTGGTCGCGGCACCGCTGGCCGCCGTCGCTCTGACCGTAGCGCCGGTCGCCCGGACCATCGGCCGCGGACCGACGGTCCCCTGGCCGCCGCTGCTACGCGGACTCGCGCTGCTCACCGTCTCCAGCCTGCTCGCCCAGGTGGTCGTCAACGTCGGAGTGATCAACGTACGGCTGCTCGACCCGACCGAGGTCGCCGTCGCCGGGGCGCTGCTCTCCGCGCTGGTGCTGGTCCGCATACCGCTGTTCGTCTTCGGCGCGATGCAGGCCGCGCTGCTACCCGGTCTGTCCACCGCCGCCGCGACCGGCGACGGACCCGCCTTCCGCGCCCTGCTCCACCGATCCCTGGCCGTCGTCACCGCCCTCGGGGCCTTCGGCGGCATCCTCGCTGCCCTGCTCGGCCCGGCGCTCGTGCGGGCTCTCTTCGACACCCCCGACGTCCTCGGCCACGGCGACTTCGCCTGGCTCTCGGTGGCCACCCTGGCGTACCTGTGGGCGATGGTGCTCGGTCAGGCCCTGCTGGCCCACGGCCGGCACCACGCCCCGGCACTGGCCTGGACCATCGGCGTCGCCGCGCTGGTCGTCGCGACCCTGCCCCCGCTGCCCGTCGCGCTGCGCGTCGAACTCGGTTACACCGTCGGCTCCGTGGTGGCCGCCGGCATCATGGTCACTCTGCTACGCCGCCGCCGGGCCACCCCGCCCGGCCCACCGATCGCGGCGCCGTTGCCCGCCACCACCAGCGGAGGAACCTGA